In a single window of the Emys orbicularis isolate rEmyOrb1 chromosome 11, rEmyOrb1.hap1, whole genome shotgun sequence genome:
- the CATIP gene encoding ciliogenesis-associated TTC17-interacting protein, with the protein MDDADSPAPVQRVLAASEGATEFLSLIGAEELSPCLFAESLVMVSESGQPLGHFSISVQPACYEEQGGQEEDCYLVHAASQGTINEVPCSSSITAYISKRLETLEQHQQEYVKFRAHPLDRKTHVVKRGGRLVVTKIIEEGEHEVQTQSVSYNCASLHGLISEAANLLVLRVLARRRAVPQNTTFLAFDTEAHVCTSTYTAMGFQKQLVGMTEVEVFVIERAVCPDEGIPMTWQFYFLSDGHLARRVQVGSPATMLLQQLPVLIDVDEVEPRPVFEKKPLDWEEDVQLYSQFLDRKEELQAGHASYARRHPELRTLLADFLQLLLLHKPDDVLTFAAEFFAPFARQRPPGSSFQASGKPSPFRGRV; encoded by the exons GCGCGGAGGAGCTGAGCCCCTGTCTCTTTGCGGAGTCGCTGGTCATGGTCTCGGAGAGCGGCCAGCCGCTCGGGCACTTCTCAATCTCGGTGCAGCCGGCCTGCTACGAGGAGCAGGGCGGGCAGGAAGAGGACTGCTACCTGGTCCATGCCGCCAGCCAGGGCACCATCAACGAAGtgccctgcagctcctccatcaCGG CTTACATATCAAAGCGGCTGGAAACCCTGGAGCAGCATCAGCAGGAATACGTGAAG TTCAGAGCCCACCCCCTGGACAGAAAGACCCACGTAGTGAAGCGCGGAGGCAGGCTGGTTGTCACGAAAATCATTGAGGAAGGAGAG catgaggtccAGACCCAGAGCGTCTCCTACAACTGCGCCTCCCTGCACGGCCTCATCTCGGAAGCTGCCAACTTGCTGGTGCTGCGGGTGCTGGCCAGGCGAAGGGCCGTGCCCCAGAACACCACCTTCCTGGCCTTCGACACCGAGGCCCACGTCTGCACCTCCACTTAC ACCGCCATGGGCTTCCAGAAGCAGCTGGTGGGCATGACGGAGGTGGAGGTGTTTGTGATTGAGAGGGCCGTGTGCCCGGACGAGGGCATCCCCATGACCTGGCAGTTCTACTTCCTCTCCGACGG ACATTTGGCCCGTCGTGTCCAGGTTGGGTCCCCGGCCACCAtgctgctccagcagctgcccgTTCTCATCGATGTAG ATGAAGTGGAGCCCCGGCCCGTCTTCGAGAAGAAGCCCCTGGACTGGGAGGAAGACGTGCAGCTTTACTCCCAGTTCCTGGACAGGAAG GAGGAGCTGCAGGCCGGCCACGCCTCCTACGCCCGGCGCCACCCGGAGCTGCGCACCCTGCTGGCcgacttcctgcagctcctgctgctgcacaaGCCCGACGACGTCCTCACCTTCGCCGCCGAGTTCTTCGCCCCGTTCGCCAGGCAGCGCCCGCCGGGCAGCAGCTTCCAGGCCTCCGGCAAGCCCAGCCCCTTCCGCGGCCGTGTCTGA